The stretch of DNA ATTAATAGAATAGAAAGTAGATAAATACAATTTAGATAAAAACATAAATTTTATGAGCGCAGTTGTATCAAATGTTCGCCCACCATTAGTAACGGGCAGCAAGACGTATCATCAAATAACAGAAGACATCTGTTCGCCAACGGAGCAATTACCAGGAATGGGATGGGTGCTTTGTTTGTTAGGTAGCTTAGGGCTTTTGGCCTTTGGTGGTATTGCCGTTTTCTTTACCTTATGGTATGGTATCGGTACTTGGAATTTGAACCGTACGATTGGTTGGGGATGGGATATCACTAACTTTGTATGGTGGGTAGGTATTGGTCATGCAGGAACCTTGATTTCTGCTATTTTGTTACTTTTTCGTCAAAAATGGCGTACGGGGGTAAACCGTGCCGCTGAGGCGATGACCATTTTTGCTGTAATTTGTGCGGCGTTCTTCCCTGGTATTCACATGGGACGTATGTGGATGGCATTCTTTGTATTTCCTTATCCTAATACACGTGGACCATTGTGGGTAAACTTTAACTCTCCTCTTTTGTGGGACGTATTCGCAATTAGTACTTACTTTACAGTATCGTTATTATTCTGGTATACTGGTTTGGTGCCTGATTTTGCGACAATTCGTGACCGTGCTAAAGGGTTTAGAAAGAAAATATACAACTTCTTGTCAATGGGGTGGACGGGTTCTGCTAAGCACTGGCAACGTTGGGAGTCTTTGTCACTAGTTTTGGCTGGTTTGGCAACTCCATTGGTACTTTCTGTACATACAATTGTATCCTTTGACTTTGCTACTTCTGTAATTCCAGGATGGCATACAACAATCTTCCCTCCTTATTTTGTTGCTGGGGCGATTTTCTCAGGGTTTGCAATGGTTTGTACACTTATGATTATTACTAGATCTATCCTAAAATTGGAAGATTATATTACAATTGAGCACATCGAATCGATGAATAAGGTAATCGTTTTGACTGGATCAATTGTAGGGGTAGCTTATTTGACAGAGTTATTTGTCGCTTGGTACTCTGGATATATCTATGAGCAATATGCATTTTATAATCGTGCTGTTGGACCTTATTGGTGGTCTTATGCTGCGATGATGACTTGTAACGTAATTACTCCTCAGTTCTTCTGGGTACGCAAGTACAGACGTTCTATTGCTTGGACATTTGTTTTGTCTATCGTTGTAAACATAGGTATGTGGTTTGAGCGTTTCGTAATTATTGCGACTACTTTGGCTAGAGATTATATTCCATCTAGTTGGAGCTATTATACTCCTTCTTGGGTTGAGGTAGGTATTTATTTATTTACTTTTGGATTGTTTGGTACTTTATACTTAGTCTTTATTCGTGTAGCGCCTGTAGTTGCTATTGCTGAGATTAAGTCTATCTTGAAATCTTCTGGAGATCAGTATGTAGGACCTGCTTATGCAGAAGCTACTGGTGAGATTCACTCAGGATTACACCACGGTCATGATGATCATGCAGATCATGGACACAGTCATGCTACTACTGTACATGGTGGTGCAGGAACGGCTACTGCTATGGAAACAGCTGTAGATGTTTTGACCGACAAAACGGTTGAAGACTTCAAAGATGATTTGAACTTTGAAGGGGGGGATTCAGAAGACGCTGATAACAACAATAAATAACGATAACAATTAAGCAATCTCTTAGGCAACTCGCCTATTATAAATATAGATAAGCATGAAAAGAGTATTAAATAAAAAAGTGCTATACGGCTTGTACAACGATGAGGAAATCCTAATGACAGCGATCAAGCAAATTAAAAAAGAAGATGCTGAAATCATGGATGTGTATACTCCTTTCCCTGTGCATGGTTTGGATCCCGTCTTGGGCTTGAATGAATCCCGTTTGCATATTGCAGGTTTCATTTATGGAATGACAGGAACTACTTTAGCCTTTGGTTTCATGTCTTGGGTATTTACCCGTGATTGGCCAATTATTTTTGGTGGAAAGCCTTATTTCTCAGTGCCTGCTTTTATTCCAATTACTTTTGAGTTTACTGTATTGTTGGCAGCAGTAGGAATGGTGATCACTTTCTATCTCGTTTGTGGATTAGGATTTGGTGTTGAAAACCCTTACTTAGATCCAAGAATTACAGATGATAAATTTTGTATTGCTTTTGATGTAACACATAGTTCAAAAGAAGAGGTTGAAGCACTTTCTGTTTTGTTGGAAAGAACTAGTGCAGAAGAGGTTCATACTAAAGATATCTAATATTAAAATCTAAAGAATAATTCGAAATAGAAATGAAAAATCTAACAAGCATATATTCATTGACTGTTGCTAGTTTGGCTAGTCTTCTTTTGTGGAGCTGTGGGCGTGCTAGTGGCGATTTTACTGGTAGCGAATACATGCCAGATATGGCGCATTCTATTGCGTATGATGCCAATAACAGTGCTTATTATTATAACAATACTTGGGATGGTGAGGAAGCTTATGAGCACTATGCTGCTCCTCGCAAACCCGTTGAAGGAACAATCGCTCGTGGTTATTTGCCTTCTAAATACCAAAACTTAGAAGATTATAGAGAGTCTGCTGATGAGTCTTTTGTTGCGCTTCAAGAAAAGGTAAGAGATCTTATGATGAAGGATCCTTCTGTTCAAAATGAAGTTAAACCTTCTTCAAAGAAAGAATTGGAAAGAGTACTATTAGATGGTGCTACTTTATATGCGATCAACTGTGAAGTATGTCACGGTGAAGATCTTGATGGAAATGGTGTTTTGTACAACGAAGGAGAGGGGAAATATAGCGCAAAACCAGCTAATTTGGTAAATGACGAATTTTCTGCTGCTGTTGATGGGCGTTTCTTAAATGCCATCTTGCATGGTAAAGGTATGATGCAATCTCATGCTGATAAAATGTCTTCAGAAGAACGTTGGAAACTAATTCACTATATCCGTTCTATGCAAGCTGAGAAAAAAGGAGTAGAATACAATCCTATTGGACATGTAAATGTAGCTCCTACGGTTTCTTTGGAAGAGTCATTTGCTGCTTTGATGGATGAAGTGAAAGCTGGACACACTGAGGCAGATTTAAAAATAGAACTAGACAATGTTTTGTATAGCGTAGGAAAAGCTGATCTAAAATCAGAATCT from Aureispira anguillae encodes:
- a CDS encoding OmpA family protein — encoded protein: MKNLTSIYSLTVASLASLLLWSCGRASGDFTGSEYMPDMAHSIAYDANNSAYYYNNTWDGEEAYEHYAAPRKPVEGTIARGYLPSKYQNLEDYRESADESFVALQEKVRDLMMKDPSVQNEVKPSSKKELERVLLDGATLYAINCEVCHGEDLDGNGVLYNEGEGKYSAKPANLVNDEFSAAVDGRFLNAILHGKGMMQSHADKMSSEERWKLIHYIRSMQAEKKGVEYNPIGHVNVAPTVSLEESFAALMDEVKAGHTEADLKIELDNVLYSVGKADLKSESYATLNSLVALLTANPTVKIEISGHTDNTGDAAKNLQLSEDRAHAVYDYLVGHGIAADRLAYKGYGDTQPVASNETEEGKKENRRTELKIVN
- the nrfD gene encoding NrfD/PsrC family molybdoenzyme membrane anchor subunit; this translates as MSAVVSNVRPPLVTGSKTYHQITEDICSPTEQLPGMGWVLCLLGSLGLLAFGGIAVFFTLWYGIGTWNLNRTIGWGWDITNFVWWVGIGHAGTLISAILLLFRQKWRTGVNRAAEAMTIFAVICAAFFPGIHMGRMWMAFFVFPYPNTRGPLWVNFNSPLLWDVFAISTYFTVSLLFWYTGLVPDFATIRDRAKGFRKKIYNFLSMGWTGSAKHWQRWESLSLVLAGLATPLVLSVHTIVSFDFATSVIPGWHTTIFPPYFVAGAIFSGFAMVCTLMIITRSILKLEDYITIEHIESMNKVIVLTGSIVGVAYLTELFVAWYSGYIYEQYAFYNRAVGPYWWSYAAMMTCNVITPQFFWVRKYRRSIAWTFVLSIVVNIGMWFERFVIIATTLARDYIPSSWSYYTPSWVEVGIYLFTFGLFGTLYLVFIRVAPVVAIAEIKSILKSSGDQYVGPAYAEATGEIHSGLHHGHDDHADHGHSHATTVHGGAGTATAMETAVDVLTDKTVEDFKDDLNFEGGDSEDADNNNK
- a CDS encoding DUF3341 domain-containing protein is translated as MKRVLNKKVLYGLYNDEEILMTAIKQIKKEDAEIMDVYTPFPVHGLDPVLGLNESRLHIAGFIYGMTGTTLAFGFMSWVFTRDWPIIFGGKPYFSVPAFIPITFEFTVLLAAVGMVITFYLVCGLGFGVENPYLDPRITDDKFCIAFDVTHSSKEEVEALSVLLERTSAEEVHTKDI